The following coding sequences lie in one Hyphobacterium sp. CCMP332 genomic window:
- the pdxH gene encoding pyridoxamine 5'-phosphate oxidase, translating to MTRKTSEIPRSPSAEDYQATADANAAEIFDRDDPFALFADWFADAKLREPNDPNAMALATADKTGLPDVRMVLLKDFDADGFVFYTNLESAKGLQIGANPQAALCFHWKSLRRQVRLRGGVTPVTSEEADAYFASRARDSRIGAWASKQSRPLESRFALEKAVAKTAARFGVGSVPRPDHWSGFRLNPVHFEFWRDRPFRLHDRLVFDRQDAGWTTNRLYP from the coding sequence ATGACCCGGAAGACGAGCGAAATTCCCCGATCCCCGAGTGCGGAGGATTATCAGGCCACGGCAGATGCCAATGCCGCCGAGATATTCGACCGGGATGACCCTTTCGCTCTTTTCGCCGACTGGTTTGCGGATGCAAAGCTCAGGGAACCCAATGATCCGAATGCCATGGCATTGGCAACAGCCGATAAAACCGGCCTTCCCGATGTTCGCATGGTGCTTTTGAAGGATTTCGATGCCGATGGCTTTGTCTTCTATACCAATCTGGAAAGCGCCAAGGGTTTGCAGATCGGCGCCAATCCGCAGGCGGCCCTATGCTTTCACTGGAAGAGCCTTCGCCGGCAGGTCCGGCTGCGTGGCGGCGTAACACCGGTCACGTCCGAGGAAGCGGACGCATATTTCGCGTCCCGCGCCCGGGACAGCCGGATCGGGGCCTGGGCCTCGAAACAGTCGCGCCCGCTTGAAAGCCGATTTGCGCTGGAAAAGGCGGTGGCGAAGACAGCTGCGCGCTTCGGGGTCGGGAGTGTGCCGCGACCTGACCACTGGTCGGGTTTCAGACTGAATCCCGTGCATTTTGAATTCTGGAGAGATCGGCCCTTCCGGCTTCATGACCGGCTTGTATTTGATCGCCAGGACGCCGGGTGGACGACGAACCGTCTTTATCCCTGA
- the aroC gene encoding chorismate synthase, which produces MSNNTFGRLFRVTTWGESHGPALGAIVDGCPAGLRLDEGMIQPWLDKRRPGSSRHVSPRQEADQVQILSGTFSDDRTNGPVTTGAPISLMIENTDARSKDYSDIRDKWRPGHADYTYDAKYGVRDYRGGGRSSARETAARVAAGAIARQILGPEILIRGALIQLGDKTIDRSSWDWDETGRNPFFSPDAGIVEMWEADLDQLRRDGSSTGAIVELHVTGLPAGWGEPVYGKLDAELAGAMMSIPAAKGVEIGAGFAAAAMRGEEAADEMRAGEDGPEFLSNHNGGVLGGISTGQDLVLRIAIKPTSSIRTERKTLDRDFNETTISTKGRHDPCVGIRAVPVAEAMAAIVLADQMLRHRGQMG; this is translated from the coding sequence ATGTCGAACAATACATTCGGTCGATTATTCCGCGTCACCACCTGGGGCGAAAGCCACGGGCCGGCGCTGGGTGCCATTGTCGATGGCTGCCCCGCAGGACTGCGTCTGGATGAAGGCATGATCCAGCCCTGGCTGGATAAACGCCGGCCGGGCTCCAGCCGCCATGTCTCGCCCCGTCAGGAAGCAGATCAGGTTCAAATCCTGTCAGGAACATTTTCGGACGACCGGACCAATGGCCCGGTGACGACGGGTGCGCCGATTTCGCTGATGATCGAAAACACCGATGCGCGATCGAAGGATTATTCCGATATCCGCGATAAATGGCGGCCGGGCCATGCCGACTACACTTACGACGCCAAATACGGTGTGCGCGATTATCGCGGCGGCGGGCGGTCCTCGGCGCGGGAAACCGCGGCACGCGTCGCGGCTGGTGCCATTGCCCGTCAAATTCTGGGTCCAGAGATTCTGATTCGCGGCGCGCTCATTCAACTGGGTGACAAAACCATCGACCGATCCTCCTGGGACTGGGATGAGACCGGCCGCAATCCGTTCTTCTCACCCGATGCAGGCATCGTCGAAATGTGGGAAGCCGATCTCGATCAGCTTCGCCGCGACGGCTCCTCGACGGGTGCCATCGTCGAACTTCATGTCACCGGCCTTCCGGCCGGATGGGGCGAGCCGGTTTACGGAAAGCTGGATGCAGAGCTCGCCGGAGCCATGATGTCGATTCCTGCCGCCAAGGGCGTGGAAATCGGCGCCGGATTTGCCGCAGCCGCCATGCGCGGCGAAGAGGCCGCCGATGAAATGCGCGCCGGTGAGGACGGCCCCGAATTTCTGAGTAATCACAATGGCGGCGTTCTGGGTGGCATTTCAACGGGTCAGGACCTTGTCCTCCGTATCGCCATCAAGCCGACCTCCTCGATCCGGACCGAACGCAAAACGCTGGACCGGGATTTCAACGAGACAACCATTTCGACAAAAGGACGCCATGATCCCTGTGTGGGCATACGGGCCGTCCCCGTCGCGGAGGCCATGGCCGCAATTGTGCTGGCCGATCAGATGCTCCGCCACAGAGGACAAATGGGCTAA
- a CDS encoding TlyA family RNA methyltransferase encodes MSKTRLDVYLVTSGQFDSRAQARAAIEAGKVLVDGQVVRKASLAVAEGAVISAEKLHPYVSRAALKLKGALDEFDVDVTGKACLDVGASTGGFIEVLLEAGARHVTGVDVGTGQLHSTLRQDARVTSLEQMDARELTAESLPAPPEIITCDASFIGLAKVIDTPLSLAAARCDLIALFKPQFEVGRLHVGKGGLVKDDAALRAALERFRIWLNGRYGFEIRGVTDSPIAGGDGNREFLVHARKG; translated from the coding sequence GTGAGCAAGACCCGGCTGGACGTCTATCTCGTCACAAGCGGACAATTTGACAGCCGGGCGCAGGCGCGTGCGGCGATCGAGGCCGGGAAAGTGCTGGTCGATGGCCAAGTCGTCCGCAAAGCTTCCCTTGCGGTTGCCGAAGGCGCGGTGATCTCGGCTGAAAAACTCCACCCCTATGTCAGCCGCGCCGCATTGAAGCTGAAAGGCGCTCTGGACGAATTTGATGTCGATGTGACGGGCAAGGCCTGTCTCGACGTCGGGGCCTCCACCGGTGGCTTTATCGAGGTTTTGCTGGAGGCCGGAGCCCGCCACGTCACCGGGGTAGATGTCGGCACGGGCCAGCTTCATTCAACGCTCCGGCAGGACGCGCGGGTGACGTCTCTTGAGCAGATGGATGCGCGGGAACTGACGGCGGAAAGTCTGCCGGCCCCGCCGGAGATCATCACCTGTGATGCCAGCTTTATCGGGCTGGCGAAGGTGATCGATACGCCCCTCTCTCTGGCGGCGGCGCGCTGTGACCTGATTGCGCTGTTCAAGCCGCAATTCGAGGTGGGCCGCCTGCATGTCGGCAAGGGGGGGCTGGTAAAAGATGACGCCGCCCTGCGGGCGGCGCTGGAACGGTTCCGGATCTGGCTGAATGGCCGGTACGGCTTTGAGATTCGCGGTGTGACCGACAGCCCGATTGCGGGCGGGGACGGAAACCGGGAGTTCCTCGTCCACGCCCGAAAGGGTTAG
- the dxs gene encoding 1-deoxy-D-xylulose-5-phosphate synthase produces the protein MASETPTLDLVSSPADMKDMDLASLMMLADELRTETIDAVSTTGGHLGAGLGVVELTVALHHVFDTPKDVLIWDVGHQCYPHKILTGRRDRIRTIRQGGGLSGFTKRSESEYDPFGAAHASTSISAGLGFAVARDLKDEDSNVIAVIGDGAMSAGMAYEAMNNAGAMAKRMVVILNDNDMSIAPPVGAMSHYFANLVSSRGYRSFRKVGKAMAKAVGLEKTIRKAEEYAHGMAVGGTLFEEMGFYYVGPIDGHDMETLTQVLKNVKSFDRGPVLVHVVTQKGKGYAPAEASDDKYHGVAKFNVITGEQKKSAGGPPSFTKVFAQSLIREADRDDRICAITAAMPGGTGLDLFGEAFPDRTFDVGIAEQHAVTFAAGLAAAGMKPFAAIYSTFLQRGYDQVVHDVAIQKLPVRFAIDRAGLVGADGATHAGSFDIGFLGALPGFVLMAASDEAELARMVATSVAIDDGPSAFRYPRGSGTGIDIPDNAEPLDIGKGRIVREGSHIALLSLGGRLQETLKAADDLAARGLSATVADARFAKPLDEELILRLAREHEVLITIEEGARGGFGAFVLHMLADRGALDAGLKIRTMTLPDIFQDQDSPDAMYDTAGLTSPHIVSCVLDALGREDEAAAVIGAAQ, from the coding sequence ATGGCCTCTGAAACTCCCACCCTCGATCTTGTGTCCTCTCCGGCAGACATGAAGGATATGGATCTCGCCAGTTTGATGATGCTGGCCGACGAATTGCGGACCGAGACTATTGATGCGGTCTCGACGACCGGGGGGCATCTGGGAGCCGGGTTGGGCGTGGTCGAGCTGACCGTGGCATTGCATCACGTCTTCGACACTCCCAAAGACGTCTTGATCTGGGATGTGGGCCATCAATGTTATCCGCATAAAATTCTGACCGGCCGCCGGGACCGGATTCGTACGATACGCCAGGGCGGCGGTTTGTCGGGCTTCACCAAGCGCTCCGAAAGCGAATACGATCCGTTCGGTGCGGCCCATGCCTCGACCTCCATTTCCGCCGGGCTTGGTTTTGCCGTGGCGCGTGATCTGAAAGACGAAGACAGCAATGTGATTGCGGTCATTGGCGATGGCGCGATGTCGGCCGGCATGGCGTACGAAGCCATGAATAATGCCGGCGCGATGGCCAAGCGCATGGTGGTCATTCTGAATGACAATGACATGTCCATTGCGCCGCCTGTCGGTGCCATGAGCCACTATTTCGCGAATCTCGTCTCGTCGCGCGGCTATCGTTCCTTCCGCAAGGTCGGCAAGGCGATGGCGAAAGCCGTCGGTCTCGAAAAGACCATCCGCAAGGCGGAGGAATATGCGCACGGCATGGCCGTCGGCGGCACCTTGTTCGAGGAGATGGGTTTTTACTATGTCGGCCCGATTGATGGCCATGACATGGAAACGCTGACCCAGGTTCTGAAGAATGTGAAGAGCTTTGACCGGGGCCCGGTGCTGGTTCACGTCGTCACCCAGAAGGGCAAGGGCTATGCGCCGGCCGAAGCCTCGGATGACAAGTATCACGGCGTTGCAAAATTCAATGTCATCACCGGAGAGCAGAAGAAGTCAGCCGGTGGTCCTCCCAGCTTTACAAAAGTGTTTGCGCAATCGCTGATCCGCGAAGCCGACCGCGATGACCGCATTTGCGCCATTACCGCCGCCATGCCCGGCGGAACGGGGCTGGATCTGTTCGGAGAGGCCTTCCCCGACCGGACCTTCGATGTCGGCATTGCCGAACAGCATGCCGTGACCTTCGCTGCCGGACTGGCGGCAGCAGGGATGAAGCCCTTTGCGGCCATTTATTCGACCTTCCTGCAACGCGGTTATGATCAGGTTGTCCACGATGTGGCGATCCAGAAACTTCCGGTCCGTTTTGCCATTGACCGGGCCGGTCTGGTCGGTGCCGATGGTGCGACGCATGCCGGTTCCTTTGACATCGGCTTTCTCGGGGCGCTGCCGGGCTTTGTCCTGATGGCCGCGTCGGATGAGGCCGAGCTGGCCCGCATGGTGGCGACGTCTGTTGCGATTGATGATGGCCCCAGCGCGTTCCGTTATCCGCGTGGATCGGGGACAGGCATCGATATTCCCGACAACGCCGAACCGCTGGACATCGGCAAGGGCCGCATTGTCCGGGAAGGCAGCCATATCGCCCTCCTGTCGCTGGGTGGCCGCTTGCAGGAAACACTCAAGGCTGCCGACGATCTGGCCGCGCGGGGGCTTTCCGCCACCGTGGCCGATGCGCGCTTTGCCAAGCCGCTGGACGAGGAATTGATCCTGCGTCTGGCGCGCGAGCATGAAGTTCTGATCACCATCGAGGAAGGCGCGCGCGGCGGGTTCGGGGCTTTCGTTCTGCATATGCTGGCGGATCGCGGGGCGCTGGATGCGGGGCTCAAGATCCGCACGATGACCTTGCCGGATATTTTCCAGGATCAGGACTCGCCGGACGCCATGTATGACACGGCCGGCCTGACATCGCCGCACATCGTCAGCTGCGTGCTGGACGCGCTTGGACGCGAGGACGAGGCTGCCGCCGTTATCGGCGCTGCACAATAA
- a CDS encoding polyprenyl synthetase family protein — protein sequence MDDFRALLAETADRVTVAMDALLPRANGPESALLSAMRYAALGPGKRLRPFITIEAGRIVGADERGLLRVATAIECIHSYSLIHDDLPCMDDDDVRRGRPTVHKEYDEATAVLAGDALQTFAFELLASPDTDASSARRIELIARLAACSGARGMVGGQMIDMSADRANADINVITRMQRMKTGALIAFSAEAGAILAGAGSDVRRALEGYAHDIGLAFQIRDDLLDAEGNADEAGKAVGKDDDQGKATFVTILGLDGARDRARRLAAQAKDHLEPFGESANLLRRAADYVLERRS from the coding sequence ATGGACGATTTTCGCGCCCTTCTGGCGGAGACCGCTGATCGCGTCACCGTGGCCATGGACGCCTTGCTCCCGCGCGCCAATGGCCCGGAATCGGCCCTTCTGTCTGCGATGCGGTATGCGGCGCTGGGACCCGGAAAGAGGCTGCGTCCGTTCATTACCATCGAGGCCGGCCGGATTGTCGGGGCCGATGAACGCGGGCTGTTGCGCGTCGCTACTGCGATTGAGTGCATCCATTCCTATTCGTTGATCCACGACGATTTGCCGTGCATGGACGACGACGATGTCCGCCGTGGACGTCCGACGGTCCACAAGGAATATGACGAGGCCACCGCTGTGCTGGCCGGGGATGCCCTGCAGACCTTTGCCTTCGAACTGCTGGCGAGCCCGGATACGGATGCCAGCTCGGCGCGCAGGATTGAACTCATAGCCCGTCTGGCGGCATGCTCCGGGGCGCGTGGCATGGTCGGCGGGCAGATGATCGATATGAGTGCGGATCGCGCAAATGCCGACATCAATGTGATCACGCGCATGCAACGGATGAAGACCGGCGCGCTGATAGCGTTTTCGGCCGAGGCCGGTGCCATTCTGGCAGGGGCCGGCTCTGATGTGCGGCGCGCCCTCGAAGGCTATGCCCATGATATCGGTCTGGCTTTCCAGATTCGCGACGATTTGCTGGATGCTGAAGGTAATGCGGACGAGGCCGGAAAAGCCGTGGGCAAGGACGATGATCAAGGCAAGGCCACTTTTGTGACCATTCTTGGCCTTGATGGTGCGCGAGACAGGGCGCGTCGTCTTGCCGCGCAGGCGAAGGATCACCTTGAACCTTTTGGTGAAAGTGCGAACCTTCTGCGACGGGCGGCCGATTATGTGCTTGAACGGCGCTCTTAA
- a CDS encoding exodeoxyribonuclease VII small subunit: protein MSDEPTSIDTMSFEAALAELEAIVQQLESGDVELEKSIAIYERGAALKAHCEKKLREAELKVEKIVLDDNGQVKTEDAGLT, encoded by the coding sequence ATGTCCGACGAACCAACCTCCATCGACACCATGAGCTTTGAAGCGGCTCTGGCCGAGCTTGAAGCCATCGTTCAGCAACTTGAGTCCGGTGATGTCGAACTGGAAAAGTCCATCGCGATCTATGAGCGCGGCGCGGCGCTGAAGGCCCATTGCGAGAAAAAGCTGCGCGAAGCTGAACTCAAGGTCGAGAAAATCGTTCTGGATGATAACGGGCAGGTAAAAACGGAAGATGCCGGTTTGACCTGA
- a CDS encoding histidine phosphatase family protein, which yields MAETLSHEKPQPGSITIARHGQPDADRTVRIDWQGYEHWWKGYDAAGLAPGQTPPDLLVKAAAEASVVFCSSLPRAIETARAAAPNRRLVIDPDFVEAPLPPPQMIGTLKPGTWGVYARIWWWFGASRGLETRREAELRAERAADKLVIAAQNGPVVLCAHGWFNRMLRPPLRRRGWKCVQDGGDIYWSSRRYERCD from the coding sequence ATGGCTGAGACCCTTTCCCATGAAAAGCCGCAACCCGGCTCCATTACAATCGCCCGTCATGGACAGCCTGATGCTGACCGGACGGTGCGCATTGACTGGCAAGGCTATGAGCATTGGTGGAAGGGCTATGATGCGGCGGGCCTTGCGCCCGGTCAGACACCGCCTGACCTGTTGGTGAAGGCCGCTGCCGAGGCGTCTGTGGTGTTTTGCAGTTCCTTGCCGCGCGCGATTGAAACGGCGCGCGCTGCGGCCCCGAATCGGCGGCTGGTGATCGATCCCGACTTCGTCGAGGCCCCGTTGCCGCCGCCACAGATGATCGGCACGCTGAAGCCCGGCACCTGGGGCGTTTATGCCCGGATATGGTGGTGGTTTGGCGCGTCGCGCGGTCTGGAGACACGCCGCGAAGCAGAGCTGCGGGCTGAACGTGCCGCCGACAAGCTGGTCATTGCCGCACAAAACGGACCCGTTGTTCTCTGTGCGCATGGCTGGTTTAACCGGATGCTGCGTCCACCCCTTCGCCGCCGCGGCTGGAAATGCGTTCAGGACGGAGGCGATATCTATTGGTCGAGCCGCCGTTATGAGCGTTGCGACTGA